A genomic stretch from Methanomassiliicoccales archaeon includes:
- a CDS encoding TIGR00296 family protein: MNDTEGEVAVRMARKVVDAEARREKVKDVDLPESFSEKRGVFVTLSTYPDHDLRGCIGYPEPVFSLEKALVMAAQSACHDPRFPPLREHELKGIVVEVSILTPPQMIKVSDPKKLPEQVIVGEDGLIVEMGPFRGLLLPQVPVEYGWDVEEFLSHTCMKAGLTPDCWLDKRARFFKFQAEIFAEEKPYGPVARKTLK, encoded by the coding sequence ATGAACGACACAGAAGGCGAAGTGGCAGTGAGAATGGCGCGAAAGGTTGTCGATGCGGAGGCACGACGCGAGAAAGTCAAAGATGTCGATCTTCCTGAGAGTTTCAGCGAGAAACGGGGAGTTTTCGTCACTCTTTCAACTTACCCAGACCACGATTTGCGCGGTTGCATCGGCTATCCAGAACCTGTATTTTCTCTCGAGAAAGCCCTGGTTATGGCGGCGCAGTCAGCATGCCACGATCCGAGATTTCCTCCTCTGAGGGAACACGAATTAAAGGGGATCGTGGTCGAAGTCAGCATATTAACACCGCCCCAGATGATCAAAGTCTCCGATCCAAAGAAATTGCCGGAACAGGTCATCGTTGGGGAAGATGGTCTCATCGTCGAAATGGGTCCTTTTCGCGGTCTTCTTTTACCGCAGGTCCCAGTTGAATATGGTTGGGACGTGGAGGAGTTTCTCTCTCACACCTGCATGAAGGCTGGTTTAACACCTGATTGCTGGTTGGATAAGCGGGCAAGATTTTTTAAATTCCAGGCGGAAATTTTCGCTGAAGAGAAACCGTATGGACCTGTTGCAAGAAAAACGCTGAAGTGA
- a CDS encoding 4Fe-4S dicluster domain-containing protein — translation MSLCLVPYPENCTGCRFCELVCSLSHDKVVNLKKARLRIVRKDIINDIPVVCAQCTNQEEECCANVCPEKAISFDGTALVVDEEKCTGCGLCEDACAYGVIRVEGIAQKCDLCGGDPLCVKFCPFGAIRYEEMKKENFQKVLSLLEG, via the coding sequence ATGTCTTTATGTCTTGTACCATATCCCGAAAACTGCACGGGTTGCCGCTTCTGCGAACTCGTATGTTCCCTTTCTCATGACAAAGTTGTCAACCTGAAAAAAGCACGATTGAGAATTGTTCGCAAGGACATTATCAACGATATTCCTGTGGTCTGCGCCCAGTGTACCAATCAAGAAGAAGAATGCTGCGCCAATGTCTGCCCTGAAAAAGCGATTTCATTTGACGGTACAGCGCTTGTTGTTGACGAGGAGAAGTGCACGGGCTGTGGTCTTTGCGAGGATGCATGCGCGTACGGAGTCATAAGAGTCGAGGGCATCGCCCAGAAGTGCGATTTGTGCGGGGGTGATCCTCTTTGCGTCAAATTTTGCCCGTTTGGTGCAATTAGGTACGAGGAGATGAAGAAAGAGAATTTCCAGAAAGTTCTTTCGTTGCTGGAGGGTTGA
- the larA gene encoding nickel-dependent lactate racemase — MKITVPYGKDGKQHLEIPDENFAGVLYPNEVVIGDERKIIQEAIENPLQSSSLAEFLRGANNIVFIVNDATRPTPTHRVLDILDELMDLESARYLIATGSHRAPTEEEYRFIFGKHLEKIRAKIHAHDSQKDEMVCLGRSKNGTEMWVNKIAVEADRLIVITSVEPHYFAGYTGGRKSFFPGVASYETIEQNHKLAMRPEAQILVLSGNPVHEDMMDALSAIDRSRIFSIQLVLDRHQRIYRAAAGDINAAFEKAVEWANEVFVVPIKMKVDIIVTVAPFPMDVDLYQSQKALDNAKWALKEGGIIVLVSQCRHGIGHDTFYKQLSFSSDPQKILENLSREYKLGYHKTAKIAEILLKSKIFAVTDLDPEMLRKANITPFNSLQSAVNAALREKKDAKILILMDGSVTVPRVDKHG; from the coding sequence ATGAAAATAACAGTCCCATACGGAAAAGATGGAAAGCAGCATCTCGAGATCCCAGACGAAAATTTCGCGGGTGTGCTATATCCGAATGAGGTCGTCATCGGCGATGAGAGGAAAATCATTCAAGAAGCGATAGAGAATCCTCTTCAATCATCATCACTGGCTGAGTTTCTAAGGGGAGCAAACAATATTGTTTTCATCGTCAATGATGCGACACGCCCAACTCCGACTCACAGAGTTCTGGATATCCTCGATGAGCTGATGGATCTTGAAAGCGCGAGATACCTTATCGCAACTGGAAGTCATCGCGCGCCGACAGAGGAGGAATATCGATTCATCTTCGGTAAACATCTCGAAAAAATCAGAGCGAAAATTCATGCACATGATTCACAAAAAGACGAGATGGTGTGCCTTGGTCGTTCGAAAAATGGAACGGAGATGTGGGTGAACAAAATAGCTGTTGAAGCAGACCGCCTCATCGTGATCACGAGTGTTGAGCCGCACTATTTTGCCGGTTATACGGGTGGGAGAAAATCGTTTTTCCCGGGAGTTGCGTCATATGAAACTATCGAGCAGAACCACAAGCTCGCAATGCGACCCGAGGCCCAGATCCTCGTCCTTTCCGGAAATCCAGTCCATGAAGACATGATGGATGCATTATCGGCAATCGATCGCAGCAGGATTTTCTCGATTCAACTCGTTCTCGACAGACATCAAAGGATTTATCGGGCTGCAGCGGGCGACATCAATGCAGCGTTTGAAAAGGCCGTTGAATGGGCAAATGAGGTATTCGTTGTTCCGATCAAAATGAAGGTTGATATCATTGTGACCGTCGCTCCATTCCCTATGGACGTCGATCTTTATCAATCTCAAAAGGCGCTCGATAATGCCAAGTGGGCTTTGAAGGAGGGGGGGATTATTGTCCTGGTCTCGCAGTGCCGGCATGGTATCGGGCATGATACATTCTACAAGCAACTTTCATTCTCATCCGATCCGCAGAAAATTCTTGAGAACCTTTCAAGAGAATACAAACTTGGATATCACAAGACCGCGAAAATCGCCGAGATTCTATTGAAATCTAAAATCTTCGCTGTCACCGATTTGGATCCTGAGATGCTCAGAAAGGCTAATATAACGCCTTTTAATAGCCTACAATCCGCTGTCAACGCTGCACTCCGAGAGAAAAAGGATGCAAAGATCCTCATCCTGATGGATGGTAGCGTCACCGTACCAAGGGTTGATAAACATGGCTGA
- the pyrC gene encoding dihydroorotase, whose translation METVVEGRAYYQGNLVECCIGIEGGKIVSIKKVLKGEKHYNYSNKLILPAAIDAHVHFRDPGLTYKEDFQTGTIAAAFGGVSCIFDMPNTLPPAISSETIKEKMESVAKKAWIDFGLFGGCVSSFKPESIADMVIGYKLFMSSITGELLVPDDQSMIKIMTSVSKTGKVISVHAEDERMIRKLPEINLLDHDRNRPIEAEISAIEKLVSNFSGNRVHICHISSARSFNSIRDTKFTTEVTPHHLLLDNSCELGAFGKVNPPLRNRNERELLFEAFIQGKFDIIASDHAPHTIEEKEDDFDVAPCGMPGVETTVPLMLNLVKRDLIDLKTFTKCACERPAEIFGLRKGRIEVGFDGDLIVVDHKKIERIKAENLHSKCDWTAFENYEAIFPHALFLRGMLVMEDRSIVGERAGRNVVVRREKSQH comes from the coding sequence ATGGAGACCGTTGTCGAAGGACGAGCGTATTATCAAGGAAATCTTGTCGAATGCTGTATCGGTATCGAAGGAGGAAAGATTGTTTCGATCAAAAAGGTCTTGAAGGGAGAAAAGCATTACAATTATTCTAATAAGCTCATTCTTCCAGCTGCTATCGATGCACATGTGCATTTTAGAGATCCCGGCCTAACGTACAAAGAGGACTTCCAGACAGGTACAATAGCAGCCGCGTTTGGAGGCGTATCGTGTATTTTCGATATGCCTAATACGTTGCCCCCAGCAATCTCGAGCGAGACGATCAAAGAAAAGATGGAGTCGGTCGCAAAGAAGGCATGGATCGACTTCGGTCTCTTTGGGGGCTGTGTTTCTTCATTTAAACCTGAATCGATTGCGGATATGGTTATTGGCTATAAATTGTTCATGAGCTCAATAACGGGAGAGCTCCTTGTTCCAGATGATCAATCAATGATAAAAATAATGACATCGGTTTCTAAGACCGGAAAAGTGATCAGCGTTCATGCGGAAGATGAAAGGATGATTCGGAAGCTTCCTGAAATAAATCTTCTGGACCACGATCGCAATAGACCGATTGAGGCAGAGATCAGTGCCATAGAAAAACTCGTTTCGAATTTTTCAGGAAATAGAGTTCATATTTGTCATATCTCTTCGGCACGGAGCTTCAACTCGATTAGAGACACGAAATTCACGACCGAGGTGACACCGCATCATCTCCTTCTTGACAATTCGTGCGAGCTTGGAGCGTTCGGGAAAGTCAACCCACCATTGAGGAATAGAAACGAACGGGAGCTTTTGTTCGAGGCATTCATTCAGGGGAAATTCGATATCATCGCTTCGGACCATGCGCCCCATACGATCGAGGAGAAAGAAGACGATTTCGACGTCGCTCCGTGTGGAATGCCTGGTGTTGAAACAACAGTTCCGCTCATGCTTAATCTTGTGAAGCGTGATCTTATCGATCTCAAGACATTTACGAAATGCGCCTGCGAAAGGCCCGCTGAAATTTTCGGCTTACGCAAGGGGAGGATTGAAGTCGGTTTCGACGGCGATCTCATTGTCGTCGATCACAAGAAGATCGAAAGAATTAAGGCGGAGAATCTGCACAGTAAGTGCGACTGGACCGCTTTTGAAAATTACGAGGCAATCTTTCCGCACGCACTTTTCCTCAGGGGGATGCTTGTGATGGAGGATCGTTCAATCGTCGGCGAACGGGCCGGGAGGAATGTTGTTGTTCGAAGAGAAAAATCTCAGCATTGA
- a CDS encoding ArsA family ATPase codes for MRVIIYTGKGGVGKTSVAAATALRSARRGYRTIVMSTDSAHSLSDSFEIQLSGRIKRIEENLDGIEVDVLYELEHRWKEIQKYLSDFLAAVGVEGVAAKEMAIWPGMDLMSALFYLWDFQRSNAYDVIIIDTAPTADTLRLLSFPEISNWYFDKLYRAFRNLLKIARVTVGKVMKTPLPSEAVLSDIDELKERMKVVKEILTNPDITSVRLVVNPEKMVINETKRAFTYLCLYDLTVECLVVNKILPECNEVYFRQKLEEQRCYMDLINEAFSPLKILRAVQMPTELVGIKALEALGDMLFGDEDPTVIYSREKPMEIFEENGTETLSLKLPFSTKEQVELYKAEDSLIIQVGAYRRSITLPYSLINREADRAEFRDGRLLVRFRRPVQNDGGEEGDRRDGRKCKENQ; via the coding sequence TTGAGGGTCATCATCTATACTGGAAAAGGAGGCGTCGGCAAGACATCAGTGGCTGCAGCGACCGCACTGCGGTCTGCGAGACGCGGCTACAGGACAATCGTGATGAGCACTGATTCAGCTCATTCCCTTTCAGATTCGTTCGAGATTCAGCTTTCTGGAAGAATCAAACGAATCGAAGAGAATCTCGATGGTATCGAGGTTGACGTGCTTTACGAACTCGAACATAGGTGGAAGGAGATTCAGAAGTATCTTTCCGATTTTCTTGCCGCAGTCGGCGTCGAGGGAGTTGCGGCAAAAGAAATGGCAATATGGCCTGGTATGGATCTGATGTCTGCGCTCTTTTATCTTTGGGATTTTCAGAGGTCGAATGCATATGATGTTATCATCATCGATACCGCACCGACGGCAGACACACTAAGGTTACTGAGTTTTCCCGAAATTTCCAACTGGTATTTCGACAAGCTGTATCGCGCATTTCGAAACTTATTGAAAATTGCCAGGGTGACGGTCGGCAAAGTGATGAAAACGCCTTTGCCCTCTGAGGCGGTACTCAGCGACATTGACGAACTCAAAGAAAGAATGAAGGTCGTGAAAGAAATTCTCACGAATCCTGATATCACCTCGGTTCGGCTTGTTGTGAACCCTGAGAAAATGGTGATCAATGAGACAAAACGTGCCTTCACCTATCTTTGCCTTTATGATCTGACCGTCGAATGCCTTGTCGTCAATAAAATTTTGCCAGAATGTAACGAGGTGTATTTTAGGCAAAAGCTGGAAGAGCAGCGATGTTACATGGATCTGATCAACGAAGCCTTTAGCCCTTTGAAGATCCTCAGGGCGGTGCAGATGCCCACAGAGCTTGTCGGGATCAAAGCGCTCGAAGCGCTGGGTGACATGCTGTTTGGCGACGAAGATCCAACTGTCATTTATTCGCGGGAGAAGCCCATGGAAATCTTCGAAGAGAACGGCACTGAAACTCTTTCCTTAAAACTACCATTTTCAACGAAGGAGCAGGTAGAATTATATAAGGCCGAAGATTCATTAATCATTCAAGTCGGCGCCTATCGACGATCGATCACCCTACCGTACTCACTGATCAACAGGGAGGCGGATAGGGCGGAATTCAGAGACGGCCGGCTTCTTGTCAGGTTTAGGAGGCCTGTGCAGAATGACGGAGGAGAAGAAGGAGACAGAAGGGATGGACGAAAGTGTAAAGAAAATCAGTGA
- a CDS encoding M20/M25/M40 family metallo-hydrolase yields MEMVIDLLKKLVSIDSVNPCLSPKHRGEGEIADFVAEHLRLIGADVRTQEVVDGRKNVIGVIRGSERGRKLLVVAHLDTVGVDSMIIPPFKPVIAGNRLYGRGSADNKGGMAAAIEALRSISLDCNFKGEVIFAGTVDEENEAKGIEKLVWEIEADGAIVIEPVGLKVVVAHKGFAWQEFRVMGRAAHGSDFANGIDAIFRTQRLLVELIKMNDELMKHAHPLLGPASLHASQIHGGEGWSTYPAQCVLTVERRTLPGETKQKVEKEFLAIADRLLEEGIDVETKMHFFRVATEISPNEVIVQSLLKAASDAGIDCSVSGMSAWPEAGVLNLSGIPSVVFGPSGCKGHESDEYVELDSVVKCSEVLERAIRIFLS; encoded by the coding sequence ATGGAAATGGTGATAGATCTCCTGAAAAAATTGGTTTCGATCGACAGTGTTAATCCATGTCTTTCGCCAAAACATAGAGGCGAAGGTGAAATTGCCGATTTTGTTGCGGAACACCTGAGATTGATCGGTGCAGATGTAAGAACACAAGAGGTTGTTGACGGTAGGAAGAACGTGATCGGCGTAATTCGCGGGAGCGAAAGAGGCAGAAAATTGCTCGTTGTTGCGCATCTGGATACAGTCGGTGTAGATTCAATGATCATCCCCCCATTCAAGCCAGTGATCGCTGGTAACAGACTCTATGGAAGAGGCTCGGCCGATAACAAGGGTGGAATGGCGGCCGCAATCGAAGCTCTAAGATCGATTTCCCTCGATTGCAACTTCAAGGGAGAAGTGATCTTCGCAGGTACAGTTGACGAGGAGAATGAAGCGAAAGGGATCGAAAAACTCGTGTGGGAAATTGAAGCCGACGGGGCTATTGTCATTGAGCCAGTCGGTCTTAAGGTTGTGGTCGCCCATAAGGGATTCGCGTGGCAAGAGTTTAGGGTCATGGGAAGGGCGGCGCATGGAAGTGATTTCGCCAACGGCATCGATGCGATCTTCAGGACTCAGAGACTTCTTGTGGAGCTGATTAAAATGAATGATGAGTTGATGAAACACGCGCATCCCCTTCTCGGTCCCGCATCCTTGCACGCATCGCAAATTCACGGCGGCGAAGGGTGGTCGACCTATCCTGCTCAGTGTGTTTTGACTGTCGAAAGGAGAACATTACCTGGCGAAACAAAGCAGAAGGTCGAAAAAGAATTTCTCGCGATCGCAGATCGCCTTCTTGAAGAGGGAATTGACGTCGAGACGAAAATGCACTTTTTCCGCGTCGCAACGGAGATCTCGCCAAACGAAGTAATCGTGCAGTCTTTGCTAAAAGCGGCTTCAGACGCTGGTATTGATTGTTCAGTCTCTGGCATGTCTGCATGGCCTGAGGCGGGCGTGCTCAATCTTTCCGGTATTCCCTCGGTTGTCTTTGGTCCGAGTGGATGCAAAGGGCATGAATCGGATGAGTATGTAGAGCTCGACAGCGTTGTCAAATGCAGTGAGGTGCTCGAGAGAGCGATCAGGATTTTCCTTTCTTGA
- a CDS encoding (Fe-S)-binding protein yields MAEMIEAQYLKNELKTLMTCTYCGFCKSVCPVFEGIGWDPSVARGRMILSYGLLQKEIPADQSVVESLFQCTTCKDCERRCPSSIEVVEVVESARKDLVANGFILPQHSKIINNIISFGNPYGEKDRVIDRFGMRPRNAEIGYFIGCTSAYRNVKSANATLSILRKLGEDFTLLDEVCCGSVMQRVGWKEGDLISLMEKNVKAIESVGVDEVVFSCAGCYRMFKEEYPKFVDIDFKVKHISEFLADKDLNLKPLKKKVTYHDPCHLGRHCGVYDPPRKVLSMIPDLIYKEMPRNRDIARCCGGGGGVRSAFPDLSTKIAARRVDEAEFADFLVTACPFCVNNLRLGKESNGAKVEVVDLVEFIDPLLTG; encoded by the coding sequence ATGGCTGAGATGATCGAGGCACAATACCTGAAAAATGAGCTCAAGACGCTTATGACTTGCACCTATTGTGGCTTTTGCAAAAGCGTTTGCCCTGTCTTTGAAGGAATAGGCTGGGACCCTAGTGTCGCAAGAGGGAGAATGATTCTTTCGTACGGCCTTCTGCAAAAGGAGATCCCCGCCGATCAATCCGTCGTCGAAAGTCTTTTCCAATGTACGACCTGCAAGGATTGTGAGAGGAGATGTCCCTCAAGCATTGAAGTTGTCGAAGTTGTTGAAAGCGCGAGAAAGGATCTCGTGGCGAATGGATTCATACTTCCACAGCACAGTAAGATAATCAACAACATCATTTCATTCGGTAATCCGTACGGGGAAAAGGATCGGGTGATCGATCGCTTTGGCATGAGACCCAGGAATGCAGAAATAGGCTATTTTATCGGTTGCACCTCGGCTTATAGAAATGTGAAGAGCGCCAATGCGACGCTATCGATTCTAAGAAAACTTGGCGAGGATTTCACCCTCCTCGATGAGGTTTGCTGTGGCAGCGTCATGCAGAGAGTTGGTTGGAAGGAAGGGGATCTTATTTCACTCATGGAAAAAAATGTGAAAGCTATCGAGAGTGTTGGCGTGGACGAGGTCGTGTTTTCGTGTGCAGGCTGCTATCGGATGTTTAAAGAGGAATATCCAAAGTTTGTCGACATTGATTTCAAAGTCAAGCATATCTCCGAATTCCTTGCCGACAAGGATCTCAACCTCAAACCATTGAAAAAGAAGGTCACCTATCATGACCCATGTCATCTAGGAAGGCACTGTGGTGTTTATGATCCTCCAAGAAAAGTTCTCTCAATGATCCCCGATCTCATATACAAAGAAATGCCAAGAAATAGAGACATAGCGAGGTGTTGCGGCGGTGGCGGTGGTGTCAGGTCAGCATTCCCTGATCTTTCAACTAAGATCGCTGCGCGAAGAGTCGATGAGGCGGAATTTGCTGATTTCCTCGTTACAGCGTGCCCATTCTGCGTGAACAATCTCAGGCTTGGTAAAGAATCGAATGGCGCAAAGGTCGAAGTCGTCGATCTTGTCGAATTCATCGATCCGTTGCTTACTGGTTGA
- the folP gene encoding dihydropteroate synthase: MILAALRNYRSSSTKPIKLSNQSLNFEKTLVMGILNVTPDSFFDGGVYLSKESAVKRVFQMVDEGADIIDIGGESTRPFSTPVPETVERERVIPILEEVIPSIDIPISIDTRKPSIAREAVEIGAQIVNDVSGLRDREMMRTVSELDVPVIIMHMLGDPQTMQLNIAYEDVVGDILMFLAGRIREAEENGIDRDKIIIDPGIGFGKEVHHNLDILRRLREFRCLGRPLLVGTSRKTFIGKVLDLPKEERLEGSLASAAVSVINGADIVRVHDVKETVRVCKLIDAIYGIRKNLGFSVR, from the coding sequence ATGATCCTCGCTGCACTGAGGAATTATCGGTCGTCATCAACGAAGCCGATCAAGCTTTCCAATCAATCGCTTAATTTCGAAAAAACACTCGTCATGGGTATTCTCAACGTTACACCTGATTCGTTCTTTGACGGCGGTGTGTATCTCAGCAAGGAATCGGCAGTCAAAAGGGTATTCCAAATGGTCGACGAAGGGGCAGATATTATTGATATTGGCGGTGAATCCACACGCCCTTTTTCAACACCAGTTCCAGAGACCGTGGAAAGAGAAAGAGTGATTCCAATTCTTGAAGAAGTGATTCCTTCTATTGACATTCCTATATCAATAGATACACGAAAACCCTCAATCGCAAGAGAAGCCGTCGAGATCGGTGCGCAGATTGTCAACGATGTTTCAGGCCTTAGAGATCGGGAAATGATGAGAACAGTAAGCGAACTGGACGTTCCTGTTATCATTATGCACATGCTTGGAGACCCACAGACGATGCAACTGAACATCGCTTATGAAGATGTTGTCGGCGACATCTTGATGTTTCTAGCAGGACGGATCCGAGAAGCAGAGGAGAACGGGATCGATAGGGATAAGATTATAATCGATCCAGGAATCGGTTTCGGGAAAGAAGTTCATCACAACCTCGACATTCTCAGAAGACTGAGAGAATTCCGCTGCCTTGGGCGCCCGCTCCTCGTAGGCACTTCGAGAAAAACCTTCATAGGAAAGGTCCTTGATCTGCCCAAGGAGGAGCGACTCGAGGGATCATTAGCATCAGCTGCTGTCTCTGTGATCAATGGAGCGGACATCGTCAGGGTACATGATGTGAAAGAGACCGTTCGTGTTTGCAAACTTATCGATGCAATTTACGGAATAAGAAAGAATCTTGGATTTTCTGTGAGGTGA
- a CDS encoding CBS domain-containing protein — protein MSSRADDILVEEIMTKTPIIGDPEMTVQEAAKLMRAERVGSIVIAQDGEAIGIITERDLVNKVVAENKVPSKVKVKEIMSSPLITVGPKESVSSAAKKMSTLKVRRLPVVKQGKLIGILTENDILKLSPSLIEITREWARIRGRASVNASTARLAEGYCDSCGSYSNELRMHEGQLLCSSCYDQLL, from the coding sequence ATGAGCAGCAGGGCAGACGACATCCTTGTCGAGGAAATCATGACGAAAACGCCGATCATTGGCGATCCGGAGATGACGGTTCAAGAAGCGGCAAAATTGATGAGGGCGGAAAGAGTGGGAAGTATTGTCATCGCTCAAGATGGTGAAGCTATTGGCATTATCACAGAAAGAGATCTTGTCAACAAAGTCGTCGCGGAGAACAAGGTACCATCGAAGGTCAAAGTAAAAGAGATCATGTCTTCGCCGTTGATCACCGTCGGTCCGAAGGAAAGCGTCTCCTCTGCGGCCAAGAAAATGTCAACGTTAAAGGTCAGACGATTGCCCGTCGTAAAGCAGGGAAAGCTCATTGGCATTTTGACGGAAAATGACATCTTGAAGTTATCTCCTTCACTTATCGAGATTACGAGGGAGTGGGCGCGGATCAGGGGCCGAGCATCGGTGAATGCGTCAACTGCTAGACTCGCTGAGGGATACTGCGACAGTTGCGGTTCCTATTCCAACGAGCTGCGGATGCATGAAGGACAACTCCTCTGTTCATCGTGTTACGACCAGCTCTTATAA
- a CDS encoding DUF2116 family Zn-ribbon domain-containing protein, which yields MPQPLPPHTHCLNCDDPIPEDQDFCSEKCKDSYQERIKKERRRMMYFYIVAIVAIIGIGLISSIA from the coding sequence ATGCCGCAACCATTACCGCCGCACACCCACTGCCTCAATTGCGACGACCCGATTCCAGAAGATCAAGATTTCTGCTCGGAAAAGTGCAAAGACTCTTATCAGGAAAGAATAAAGAAGGAAAGAAGGCGAATGATGTACTTTTACATCGTTGCAATCGTCGCGATCATAGGCATTGGCCTCATCAGTTCGATTGCGTGA
- a CDS encoding aldehyde ferredoxin oxidoreductase family protein → MEGYGGSILYINLTDGSFKKLGMTNKFSSKYLGGEGVAVKIFTDHVNPKIDPFDQKNAIVMAPGLLTGLPAPTASKTAFVSKSPLTGTIAESIMGGGIGAQMKAAGLDAIAITGKSKHPALLLIDDDLVRFENASHYWGMFTRDAAKAIKEDYGDFVVATIGPAGESLVRYACIECEDRQAGRAGLGAVFGSKNLKAIAIRGSKDITVHDPDRLISLALRWQETIEKSNAFIEDTKYGSGEFLEWVNAERGVFPTRNWKEGVFNERKKIDPYYWAPRYAIKNKACFACTKSCGKLFVVRDGPYAGTVLDGIEYETLYALGSQCGNPDIEALARANELCDQYGIDTISTGVVIGFVMELVEKGLISEEELGFDCRFGIADAVPKMVELIGQRDGLGALFGEGVLRISKTIGRGCEDFAMHVKGMEPPAYDVRGMKGMGLGFMTSSRGACHLRSGFYALDLTGKFWRFSGVDRLSPIGKGEAVKLMEDFMMVYDCLGVCKFSRGFFKIEGFIELLDAAIGKSFTEEDLLLIGERINNLKQLFNLGAGIGRESYRLPKRITHEPIPAGVSKGAVLTVEEAERMLSDYFTARGWDENGFPTKEKLAQLGLG, encoded by the coding sequence GTGGAGGGTTACGGAGGCAGTATACTTTACATCAATCTCACGGACGGGAGTTTCAAGAAGCTGGGAATGACGAACAAGTTCAGTTCTAAATACCTGGGAGGGGAGGGCGTCGCGGTCAAGATCTTCACCGATCACGTAAATCCAAAAATTGATCCATTCGATCAGAAGAACGCAATCGTGATGGCACCAGGTCTCCTCACAGGTCTCCCGGCGCCGACGGCTAGTAAGACAGCGTTTGTCTCGAAGTCTCCTTTGACTGGAACGATCGCGGAATCGATCATGGGCGGTGGGATTGGTGCGCAGATGAAAGCGGCCGGTCTCGATGCAATCGCAATTACTGGCAAGAGCAAGCATCCTGCGTTATTGTTGATCGACGATGATCTTGTTAGATTCGAGAACGCATCCCATTATTGGGGAATGTTTACGCGTGATGCCGCGAAAGCAATCAAAGAGGATTACGGAGATTTCGTTGTTGCGACGATAGGTCCCGCCGGGGAATCGCTTGTTCGATATGCATGCATCGAGTGCGAGGATCGACAGGCGGGACGGGCTGGGCTCGGTGCAGTTTTCGGATCAAAAAATCTCAAGGCGATCGCGATCAGGGGGAGCAAAGACATTACCGTTCACGATCCAGATCGACTAATCTCCCTTGCACTCAGGTGGCAGGAAACGATAGAAAAAAGCAACGCGTTCATCGAGGATACAAAATACGGTAGCGGAGAGTTCCTTGAGTGGGTTAATGCGGAGCGTGGTGTTTTTCCGACAAGGAACTGGAAGGAAGGGGTTTTCAACGAAAGGAAAAAGATTGATCCTTATTACTGGGCGCCAAGATATGCGATAAAAAACAAGGCGTGCTTTGCATGCACTAAATCATGTGGTAAACTTTTTGTCGTTCGCGATGGCCCCTATGCAGGCACCGTCCTCGACGGAATTGAGTACGAGACGCTTTATGCACTTGGCAGTCAGTGCGGAAACCCCGATATCGAAGCCCTTGCCAGGGCGAATGAACTTTGCGATCAATACGGCATTGATACGATTTCAACGGGTGTCGTCATTGGATTTGTTATGGAGCTTGTTGAGAAAGGATTGATCAGTGAGGAAGAGCTGGGCTTCGATTGTCGTTTCGGAATTGCTGATGCTGTACCGAAGATGGTCGAACTCATTGGTCAGAGAGATGGCCTCGGCGCTCTCTTTGGAGAAGGTGTTCTCAGGATCTCCAAAACCATTGGCCGCGGATGCGAGGATTTTGCCATGCATGTAAAAGGAATGGAACCTCCAGCATATGACGTAAGGGGTATGAAGGGAATGGGCCTTGGTTTCATGACATCATCAAGGGGCGCCTGTCATCTCAGATCCGGATTCTATGCTCTCGACCTTACCGGAAAATTCTGGCGTTTCAGTGGCGTTGATCGACTGTCACCGATTGGCAAGGGAGAAGCGGTTAAATTGATGGAGGACTTCATGATGGTCTACGATTGCCTCGGTGTCTGTAAGTTTTCCAGGGGATTCTTTAAGATCGAGGGCTTCATCGAGCTGCTGGATGCGGCGATCGGAAAATCGTTTACGGAGGAGGATCTCCTTCTTATTGGCGAAAGAATCAACAACCTAAAGCAACTGTTCAACCTAGGTGCGGGAATCGGAAGGGAAAGCTATCGCTTACCGAAAAGGATCACTCATGAGCCGATTCCCGCAGGTGTTTCGAAAGGGGCAGTCTTAACGGTCGAGGAAGCGGAGAGGATGCTCAGCGATTACTTCACCGCGCGTGGCTGGGATGAAAACGGTTTCCCAACAAAAGAAAAATTAGCACAGCTCGGATTGGGGTGA